Proteins from one Nicotiana tabacum cultivar K326 chromosome 23, ASM71507v2, whole genome shotgun sequence genomic window:
- the LOC107806929 gene encoding NAC domain-containing protein 43-like, whose translation MPDDMSISVNGQSQVPPGFRFHPTEEELLQYYLKKKVANEKIDLDVIQEVDLNKLEPWDIQEKCKIGSTPQNDWYFFSHKDKKYPTGTRTNRATAAGFWKATGRDKVIYSNSRRIGMRKTLVFYKGRAPHGQKSDWIMHEYRLDDHINDHSCNIVCNVSMGESTQEEGWVVCRIFKKKNHFKSLEMVNPSISDTRINQRLYPNDEGALEQLLQYMRNTCKEENHANYDINFNDKFMQLPTLDSPNSSYGDFPKSINSEGGLNNWIAVDRLVASHLNGQTNDNYNHDYQHQYSSNGGGGTTHNHDYNEECDLWNFSRVSTNDHSLCHVSNIPV comes from the exons ATGCCAGACGACATGAGTATTTCTGTAAATGGACAATCTCAAGTTCCACCTGGATTCAGATTCCATCCAACAGAAGAGGAACTACTTCAGTACTACTTGAAGAAGAAAGTTGCAAATGAGAAGATTGATTTGGATGTTATCCAAGAAGTTGATCTCAATAAGCTTGAGCCTTGGGATATTCAAG AGAAATGCAAAATTGGATCAACTCCACAAAATGATTGGTATTTTTTCAGTCACAAGGATAAAAAGTATCCAACAGGTACAAGGACAAACAGAGCAACTGCTGCTGGATTTTGGAAAGCTACAGGGCGTGACAAAGTCATTTATTCTAATTCTAGAAGGATTGGTATGAGAAAGACTCTGGTTTTCTACAAAGGCAGAGCTCCTCATGGTCAAAAATCTGACTGGATTATGCATGAGTATAGATTGGATGATCACATCAATGATCACTCTTGTAACATT GTTTGCAATGTTTCAATGGGGGAGTCAACACAAGAAGAAGGTTGGGTTGTTTGTCGCATATTCAAGaagaaaaatcacttcaaatctCTTGAAATGGTCAATCCCTCAATTTCAGACACAAGAATAAATCAAAGACTATATCCTAATGATGAAGGAGCTTTAGAACAACTACTTCAATATATGAGAAACACATGCAAAGAAGAAAACCATGCAAATTATGACATTAATTTCAATGACAAATTCATGCAACTTCCAACCCTAGATAGCCCAAATTCCTCTTATGGAGATTTTCCAAAATCTATAAATTCTGAAGGAGGTTTGAATAATTGGATTGCAGTTGATCGTCTTGTTGCTTCACATCTTAATGGCCAAACAAATGATAATTATAACCATGATTATCAGCACCAATACAGTAGCAATGGGGGAGGTGGCACTACTCATAATCATGATTATAATGAAGAGTGTGATCTTTGGAATTTTTCAAGAGTATCAACTAATGATCACTCGTTATGCCACGTGTCTAATATTCCTGTTTGA